GGACAACTGAAAAAACACGGCGGGAGGAATCCATAGCCAATTGTGAATGGAGAGCGTAGCCGGGAGACGCTCCGGGCGAATATCATAGAATACCCACAGAAGACAACCCACAACGATAAGATACCGGAAAATTGCGATGAAATAACCGGGTATTCTCGGACGTGAAGGAGTACCGGAGCGGTTTTCCATGGTGGGGTGATCCATATAAATCAATGATCCCGCAGGAGAAATGCAAAATAGGATTACTGTGAAATATACAGAAAAAACGCAGAATAATGGTATTTAACGCCCCTGCAAGCGAAAAAGTTCTTCAAAAGCGTTTTAAATCCCCCCGCCGCTGAAGCGGCGACCCCCTTGTTAAGGGGGTAAAAAAGACGCCCCTCTAATAAAAAAGGTTTTTCTTTAAGCTTGAAAATACCCTTTTCTTTTCAGTAAATATAAATATATATTCCTATATTCAAGCACTATTACATGTATCAATCGTCAGAAAGTTTGTTTCAATATTCTAAAGAGTGCTTGAAGTTATGCCATAAAAAACAATTATTGCTACGGCGAATAAATGTTGCTATTCTTTAAGTATTTCATTATATTGTAGTTATGAAAGATACAGACGCTCGGACGCTCAGTCCCCAGACCCAATACGAGCTCCGCACCCGAAAAAGCTGGCGCAATGACTTGAAACCGATCGAGAAAAGATCTGGGTATTTTACCTCCCCCCCGTACGCTCCCGAACACAATCCGGATGAATACCTTAATGGCGACCTGAAACAACCTGTCCGTTCAGGCCTCACGGCCAGATCACAAAATGATCTGATCAAGAAAACACACTCATTACCAGGCGGGCATGTTATCCAAATTTCTTTTTAAAGAGTTCCACCGTATTGTCATCCGGGTGATTAGGCAATGAGACGGGAGATTCCCATTCTTCGGGGACCTCTGCGAGCCTGACCGGCTTTCCTCCGTTCACCAGGATGGAGCGCCAGCCGGCGAGGAAGACATTGGTTTTGTGATATATCTGCTCCAGAGTCTGCGGCATCTCCCCAAAGGAAGCCATATTCTGGAATGCCCAGATGGGCGTCGCCCAGATTTCCGTCTTGTTGTAGGGATACCCGGTTCCGTAATAGATATTGAAGCTTTCGCCGCCATACACTTCCGGGGTGTGAATCTGAATGGTTCCCCATGAACCGGCTACCTGGTGCAGCGTGCCGAAGAATGGCTTGCCCTCCTTGTTGCGGTGTTCAAAAGTGAGGACGCCCGGAGGACTGTACCAATTGTCGGCGCGGTACGATACCGCTGTCACCGGATTTCCGGCTTCCGCGATTGCCTTGCAGCACAGGTACAGCCCGTGAATACCATGAGTCGGATAATCATCGAACGAATTGGTGGCGCTGTAGCAGATGATATTTTTTCCGGTGGCCCAGACTTTTGCGCG
The window above is part of the Candidatus Latescibacter sp. genome. Proteins encoded here:
- a CDS encoding twin-arginine translocation signal domain-containing protein, translating into MQNTKNDRRSFLGRAAIAGAAAAAAAKTVESQTRSLKGPGDFLRIGCLNVVSYSHLNGIWGPLINARQGEKDTPFTNMRITHCWEIEYDKAVQFAKTYGCQAVRNFDDMLGKVDCIISGGYYNHPWNHIIHEPYLEAGLPNLINRPFSNSLAKAKKIIEMARKYNAPILVPSSHEHNESIARAKVWATGKNIICYSATNSFDDYPTHGIHGLYLCCKAIAEAGNPVTAVSYRADNWYSPPGVLTFEHRNKEGKPFFGTLHQVAGSWGTIQIHTPEVYGGESFNIYYGTGYPYNKTEIWATPIWAFQNMASFGEMPQTLEQIYHKTNVFLAGWRSILVNGGKPVRLAEVPEEWESPVSLPNHPDDNTVELFKKKFG